Below is a genomic region from Choristoneura fumiferana chromosome 30, NRCan_CFum_1, whole genome shotgun sequence.
ttgggtttaaaaaaatgcctaacaaaaaaaaaaattattattattattatttatatttttttaggattaggtttttataatagttataaaaagtaaaatacagaaaaataagtacatacaaaatgaaaatattataaaaacctaacataatattattaataatatattattattattattattacaacataatacaataactctattccataccaacacagtaagcagtacagaaaacacaagtatgaACAgagattttgtaatttaattttattttcatttgaatataatttaatttacttttttttgtttaatatgtatctaagtatgtatttatctatattagtatgtttacccgttgcctagtatccatagtacaagctttgcttgatttgggactaggtcaataggcgtcaagtgtcccatgatattattattattattattttttttatttgaaattttaattttttgaagaGAACCCAcgagtttagattttagaggggggggacgctcgattttaatgaaaatttgaactaaagttgaatatttcgcaaacaaatcactgaatcgaacaatcttagcaaacccctaatggttttaaaagacctatccaacgatacccgaCACTAAAcgattggatgaaaaaaaaacaccacttTTCGTCTatataccctaaaaaaaatttttttttgttttttatattgtatcattttgtctgcatactttacctatatatccgtgcaaaattacagctttctagcattgatagtccctgagcaaagccgcggacggacagacagacagacagacatggcgaaactataagggttccgtttttgccattttggctccggaaccctaaaacaacTTCCTTTATAAGTAATGTTAGTCTAATTTCCCTGACATTTAACGATAGTAACAAGAACTAAAAATTTAGCAGATCATCATTTTGCTGGCAATCGACAGTTCCCTGGCTGCTCAGGACTACCCCAAATTTTACTGCGGAAGACGTCTCGCGAGAGCCATCGCCGTACTCTGCTCCGCAGACTACGTAAAGACCGAGCAGTACCCTCCTCCATGGCTGTTGGAAAAACCCCATGCTTTGACAGGCAGCAGGGGAAAAAGGCAGATCGTGTCAGAATGCTGTGAAAAGGCCTGCACGAGAGAAGTGTTGATGACTTACTGCAGTAATTGATGACAGCGGAATGATAAATTGATGATAACAGGGTAGTGATATTAAGAGAGTAGTTTTTctgatgttttgttttatttgtcaccTAAAATAACCTagacttaaaaaatgttttgttcttTTATCTCATTAAAAACCATGTGGGTTCCATACTGGCATGAGCACTTTTTGATTCGTCAATATTCTTACAAAGTGAACTAGTTGTGCTTTGAGGTTCAGTTAAGTTTAAATCTCGTTTAATGAttctaatataaaagtatttaaaaaaatcaggtggtaggaccttgtgcaaggtccacccggattgctaccaccatcttgctcgctaatcctgccgttaagcagcagtgcttgcactgttgtgtttcggcgtggagagtaagacagccggtgacattactgacacttgaggtatcccatcttaggcctctagcaacgcatctgcaataccaggtgttgcaggtgtttatgggcggtggtgatctcttaccatcaggacccccatttgctcgtttgctatccagtcgaataaaaaaaaaacacgaagatTACACACTAAAATGATACGAGCAGTCTCTTTTAGCCTACGACACAGTTCccttcaaaaaattaaaatttcaaataaaaaaattaataataataataatatcatgggacacttgacgcctattgacctagtcccaaactaagcaaagcttgtactatggatactaggcaacgggtaaacatacttatatagataaatacatacttagatacatattaaacaaaaaaaaagtaaattaaaattatattcaattgtcacgcaatttacataagtattccaatttcaagtcaatctgactactgaaagttggtcaaatttaacttgcaagtgtTCATTATAGACAGACAGggacaacaggacaggtgaaactaaataaaagctatcAATACTATAAAAGGAGgcaaaaataatttgatgtaTCACATTGCAACTTGACAAGAAGACACCAACAACCACCATGAACTTTCAGGTAAgctattacaatttaattatttcttagcCAATTTAGTTTACCAGTTTGGTATGCTCTTATCTTTCTTTTATATGGATGACCGattattttttctgatattgTTAACTATTATATAACTATTCAGGATAATATTTCAGGACATAATAATCCAAGAGTACTTGACTTTGACTActtagtttgtttaaaaaacctTCATAAAGTCGGGAAGGTGAATCACTCAGATCATAGAAAGGAATTCTTCCTATGGTCCAGATGAATCATTAGGGAACATTTTCGGCAAAAATTAGAGAATCATCTTAGAGGTACGTCAAAAAGGATAGCGGACTGTCTGACGTGTGACTAACTGCACAGCTTAACCATTAGGGGTAAGGccctgattatgatgatgatgatgatgttttccTGTTATCTCTCACTAGGGTCATAcggctcgtagaacagttttaAAGCTAGAGACTAGAGGGtagaggggaggggggagggggaggggctAGAGACTTGGGTAGTTAAAGGTATTCCTTGAGGTTCATAGAGGTACATTAAATACCCTCTGACCTAAAAAGCAAAAACAGCAAACAAGACAACATTTGAAAAGATCATTATGATTGACATGTATAGattgtgatttttaattttaatttttaactgtaaattttttgggtttaaaaaaatgcctaacaaaaaaaaattattattattattatttatatttttttaggattaggtttttataatagttataaaaagtaaaatacagaaaaataagtacatacaaaatgaaaatattataaaaacctaatataatattattaataatatattattattattattattattattattacaacataatacaataactctattccataccaacacagtaagcagtacagaaaacacaagtatgaACAgagattttgtaatttaattttattttcatttgaatataatttaatttacttttttttttgtttaatatgtatctaagtatgtatttatctatataagtatgtttacccgttgcctagtatccatagtacaagctttgcttagtttgggactaggtcaataggcgtcaagtgtcccatgatatttattttatttatttatttattttataggtatttattacagTAGCTTTGTTTTTTTACATCATCTTATTGTGAACCCCCGAATTAATAATTGATGAAGAAGTGAACCCACGagtagatttaagagggggggacgctcgatttttatgaaaatttgaactttaaagttgaatatttcgcaaacaaatcactgaatcgaacaatcttagcaaacccctaatggttttaaaagacctatccaacgatacccgaCACTAAAggattggatgaaaaaaaaaacaccacttTTCGTCTatataccctaaaaaaattttttttttgttttttatattgtatcattttgtctgCATACTTTAcctttatatccgtgcaaaattacagctttctagcattgatagtccctgagcaaagccgcggacggacagacagacagacagacatggcgaaactaagggttccgtttttgccattttggctccgggacCCTAAAAACAACTTCCtttataagtaatattagtCTAATTTCCCTGACATTTAACGATAGTAACAAGAACTAAAAAATTTGCAGATCATCATTTTGCTGGCAATCGACAGTTCCCTGGCTGCTCAGGACTACCCCAAAGTTTACTGCGGAAGACGTCTCGCGAGAGCCATCGCCGTACTCTGCTCCGCAGACTACGTAGAGACCGAGCAGTACCCTCCTCCATGGCTGGTGGAAAAACCCCATGCTTTGACAGGCAGCAGGGGGAAAAGGCAGATCGTGTCAGAATGCTGTGAAAAGGCCTGCACGAGAGAAGTGTTGATGACTTACTGCAGTAATTGATGACAGCGGAATGATAAATTGATGATAACAGGGTAGTGATATGTAGAATAGATAAGTAGTTTTTCtgaagttttgttttattttacacctaAAATAACctagatttaaaaaatgttttgttcttTTATCTCATTAGAAACcatgtagggttccgtactggTATGAGCACTTTTTGATTCGTGGATATTCTTACAAATGAACTAGTTGTGCTTTGAGGTTCAGTTAAGTTTAAATCTCGATTAATgattctaattttaaagtatttaaaaatatcaggtggtaggaccttgtgcaaggtccgcccggattgctaccaccatcttgctcgctaatcctgccgttaagcagcagtgcttgcactgttgtgtttcggcgtggagagtaagacagccggtgacattactggcacttgaggtatcccatcttaggcctctagcaacgcatctgcaataccaggtgttgcaggtgtttatgggcggtggtggtctcttaccatcaggagacccatttgctcgtttgctatccagtcgaataaaaaaaaatcacgaagATTACACACTAAAATGATACGAGCAGTccttacaaataataaataaaattatttatttctttatcgaTTTAGCACATTACACTTATTCTCATTAACTCTATACCTATCCTCCGTGAAGTGTAGATATGAACATGATAGTGTCATTCCCCTGGAGTTCGTAAGTTAGTTCTCCATACAGCTCCCAGTCCGTATCGTTTATTAGCACTAGAATCCCAGGCCTCACAGAATCACCCTGCAAAAAGAATGTAATTAATATCCTACCCTACATTCTTATAATTTTCTagcttgaataaataaatgaacaaatAAATGTGTGACATAAATTTTCGATAAATATCGGACAGTAACGAACACATAATTTTTTCATTCgtcaatgaaacaaaaaattacagacaTATGTATACCTAGCTACCAGCTGGTTGAAGTTCCGTATAACGTCATACCTACAcacactttttactaaggagtgacgGCACGAGCTCCAACTGCCGAATTTCGATACGTTTCCTCTCGGTAATTTTTAGTtagattgacaaaagaaaaaaatatgtgttcaatattttctgataatctaactgatggactaaatgaaatatattttttttcccagGAATCTATCCAATTTATGGACGGCCCCAAACCTATAAATAGCTACCTGTAAAAACAGCTCCGGCCTCTCtcttaataaattatctttCAACCACACAAGTAATTCTTTTATAGTCCATTTTCCGCTCTGGCAATCAGGGAAATATTTTTTCAGCGCTGGCAACTCTACTTCCCTTTTCTTGATTTTGTCAAATAGTAACTCGGCGCCGCCACCAAAGCAGATGTTCAGTTTCAATGTCTCTGACATTTTTATGGATCTGTAaagaattatttatattttctaccagttctatgttttgtgttgttgttgttaacCTATAAATGCTGGTAAAACACAACATTCACTATGCTGCTGTCAGGAGTCATTGGCAGCAGTGCACAGTGGTTGCTAAGCTAAAGGTCATGTCAGAATGCTGTGAAAAGGCCTGTACGATAGACGAGATGATGACATACTGTAGTTATTGATGACAGCGGAATGATAAACTGACGACAACAGCTCAGAGTAatgataatttgtatttttttttatacgacgatggcaaacgagcaagtgggtctcctgatggtaagagatcaccaccgcccataaacatctacaacaccaggggtattgcagacgcgttgccaacctagaggcctaagatgggatacctcacgtgccagtaatttcaccggctgtgttactctccacgccgaaacacaacagtgcaagcactgctgctttacggcaggattagcgagcaagatggtggtagcaatccgggcggactttgcttaaggtcctaccacctgctgaatgagttttttttattttttttatttcatcaccTTTCTTATTCCTGATCAGGAATCCATGTATGTCCATTATGGGTTTGTAAgtgaacaaacaaaaaaaaaactattgcaaCCCCTGGTAGAACTATGAAAACCCTCCAGGGGCTCTAAGTACAGATCTGCAAATTGCAGAATGCTAccaaaaagttgggaaagttatcggagattttttgaaattttcgcAAGAAAcagcaaattaaaatttaagaaacggaaagttccgatccccatacaaaattgtgaaaaatttccgaaattttcctatatggaaaattccgcaattttggaaaattTCGATTGGCATATCAGtagttcaaagtgataatactataagtacatattgttagcaacagaatttatatcttttgaaaacaaacaaacacaacatGCTTAAAGGACTCATTTTCAGTAGTGGTTAGTAAACTAAAACAACCAGTGgccataaaaaaaagttaacatcAGGGTAAGCAGCCTACAGTCAGTGCATGCAACTCGTCATTgtcaaaacacacacacacacacacacacacacacacacacacacacacacaccacacacacacacacacacacacacacacacacacacacacacacacacacacacacacaaacataacgccagtattcccaaatggggtaggcagagcacaatAATGACAGGTTGccagcctgtcgcctacggtataccttaacctatatcctcagttgCCTGTTacaacatccacggaagaaatggagaagtGAAATTCTAACCCAACACCCCACGGGTCAACATACTCTAACAATTATCTAGttttactagccgttgcccgcgactccgtccgcatagaagtatcaaaaatagtttacatcctattctcagacctaccgaatatacacaaaaaatttaattaaaattggtcAAGCCgcttcgaaggagtttggtcacaaacatttttgacctgagaattttatatattaaaagaaaaaagattaACCACAAgccattaaaaagttttttattattgatagGAAAACATAATGGGACAAAACCACATACAAAATGTCTCCTTTCTTTTCAACCCTACGAGTATGTGGCAAAATAGGAGCAACAAACACTGCTGGTTGTAGttgatttcaaaattttactgtatGCTAAGCATGACAAGGAAGAGGTCGATCTAGGCGCAGCTACATCGATCAGATAAGGGAGGAAGTCGGCATCGTgtatcaagaggtcaagaggatggctcaaaggAAAGATACTCCACTGACAAAAGTTTAACTCTTAAATTAAAGAAACATGACAATGGGAAAGCGTAAATGAGATCgattaattgaatttaaaatataaaacaaatactatCTGCCCAAGTACCTATCTCAATATAATCGGTTTAGTTACAACTCAATTTCCAGCCAAGTTACGAAAGTTGAGGATTGCGTCTAGTCGTTTAGAACAAACAAATCTATTCGTCTTGAAAGAGAAACACTAACTATTAACTCATAGatataaaattatgacaaatatccTTGTTTTCAACTCAAACTTTAAGAAAAATTGTTATTTTCtatgtcatttatttataccatcgtaagcaaataataatgggagttttaaaacaaacaacaGTTTTGTGTGtaacaaatttttaataaaaaaagtgctGTCGAAATATTTACCTTCGTGATAAACCTAAACGtatataaataatttccttttttAGTTACGACATTCACACGAAAACATACAGACGTTTGAGGTTATGTTATTGTAATGTTGTCAAATTGACAATTTGGGTGAcaccacagagtactttatattATAGGGGTGACcaaggggtgacactatttaccagCTTCGATAATAAGGAAATGGAAATACGAACCCGATATTTCgtatacacgcccatacaaCTGAGGGGTTATACCACGGCCTGGCTCTATACCACGAACTgcaaaaatcgaaattcgtatattgccgtcccgcctgacgcttatgtcatttaatacgcgagtgaaagagacggtgcgatatgaacttcaatttgcgagtttcgtagtagctcctcGGTGTCAAACTGACGAgtttctacataggtacttatactctttggacGAGAGATTCTATGGGCGGGCGTGTCGTAGACAGAGAAAGTGTATTATTAAGTGTAtggggcgtgtacacaaaaatcATGTTCGGTATTGTACGGCCGGTAAATATTGGGTAAATAGTATCATCACCTTGGTGTCACCCGcacccgcagggctactacgaaactctaaactcgaagttcgtatcgtaccgtccctctcgctctcgtattaaatagtataagtgtcagagggaccgcacgacacgaacttcgagtttcgagtttcatagtagccctgccgacCCCGACAATTTAACGATTTGCATTTTTGAAGATCGTGTGGAGGCAAAGCGTAAACCAACAATAAGTTTTATAATTTCTGTAActgtataaatattaaaagtaaaaatgataataaaacaaacaaattgaaatgaaaaataagcCAAAAAAAGGTAGTGCATAGGGCGTGACTtcattttttaagtaaaatgcGATTAACAGTTATTGGATGTAAGCGCATGTCGCAAGCATGTCGTACGTAATGTCAATATTAAGTGTTTTTCGCAAACTGCTCAAACATTATACaggcttaaaaaaattaaagtagcGAAGAAAAACAGTGTTACATTTCTTTTACCGAACCCACTGCGatacaaatcaaaatattttaattgtagaATTGCAATTTGATTGTTCaataatcaatttaatttttcagaTTAACTTGTTAGTAACCAGACTACCGTGTTGTCGTTTACATCAACTAAAAAACGTCTCATTTTTTTCCGTTGTTGTTGTCGTagtatctcttattagtctgtggTTGTTGTTGATAATGGTTGCCGTCGACGAATTTTCAATTTCGCGTTTTCcgaaaattttatgaatatttggagcaagttaaatttaaacggGTACTTcggtaaataatattttttgtgactGCTTTCAATGGCGCCGTCATTCGCTGCATGCCGCATTTGTTACCGTATTGAGGGaaagttaaaaaattacaaagaaggCGATTTTTACGAATCAACGTATGAAAAGTTGACTGGATGCACAGTAAGTATCTAaacaaataagaaataaaaacacaaatttaCAAGATTTCAAACCAACAGTCAAAGTccgttgttatttttgtttcttttgctTTTTTGTTTGGTTTATCTATCTATTCTACACTTAATAAAAACGTTAACTTCGTATATGTAATAAGCGATGTTActagaataaattaatttaatcattattaaatcttctattctattattatgGTTCCATGTACCATTCTAGAGTGCACATTGATTTTCACAATTTACGAATCTTTTTATACCTGATACTATAGTTTATGTTTAACAATCTTCAGTTTGAGGAGTTACCATGGATCAACAAGTTCTGCCCGCACTGCGCCTGTCTCATGAGGAAGCTGTACAAGTTCGTCAAAATGTGCAGGGCCTCCTATTATCAGCTGACAGAATACCTAAACAATGGAAGAAAGGTATGGATGCACTGGCCAAGTGCGACTTGGTCACACCAATGGCTCCGTACAGTCCAGGTTTAGAATGTACATTGATGCTTTAGAGGAGAAATTAACTaaccaaaatttatttaaggtaTTAAGTTATATGCCgtgaagctgtggtggcctagtggtttgagctatcgcctctcaagcagagggttgtgggttcaaactctGGCTCGACCTCTGAGtttaacgaaattcatgtgcggaattacatttgaaatttaccacgagctttgcgatgaaggaaaacatcgtgaggaaacctgcacgaacctgcgaagcgattcaatggtgcgtgcgaagttccaatccgcactgggcccgcgtgggaactatggcccaagcctccttgttctgagaggaggcctgtgcccagcagtgggacgtatataggctgggatgatgatgatgatgattaagttATATATACTACTCAAGACCTCAAGGGCCACTTGAATTTCACTGGTaatatgaaatcaaaaatatatttgtgtttttaattgaatacatttaattggatGAAAAGTACTTGTACTGTGTTATGTTCTATTAATATAACCaattttagacaaggaatgttataaattattatatttattcgtattTTCGTTTCACCCATAAAATTTGTGTGGCCCTTATTTTGTATTGAGCAGTATACATTTTTGGAATCAATGAATTTTTACCTGTCATTTGGGCTACCTATGTTtcaaaattttctcaaaaatgttgcttagtcaatttctcctttcaaccgtcaATATGTAAacgaaaaaaatctgaaaaaaataatcacaCTACATGTTTAAGTTCATTAAGTACAGCTGCAAACAAACCACTTACTTTGACTCACGCTTgactagtttttattatttggtgatATTATGTAAGTAGTATATTTATCTGTATTATTGTTCTATGTTTGTGGTTTCTGTTAAATTCATTAAATAACTACATGTGGACCCAGatttcttattaaattatttttgaatttgaattaattataattttattattgagaaacaatgaaaactaaaatattatatttcttattattattatatttagcctataaacaactgttatttatttattatatttcttaaataaataaataaatatattatttgttatagtGGCAATAGAAATACTTCTTGAGATACAGCACTGTGATGGACATACAGACGGAAGATTggaacaaaaagtagcctatgtattattctcAAGATCCAGCTACCTGGCAAATTTCCAGGACAAAACTATCCTACCTTCTGAATGTCTCAATATTTCCGTACCATTCATCACAATCAGCAAACTACTAACATGAAAacataacaaacatacataaaaacattCCAGGTGACTCAGCTCTACGTGAATCATAACCAGGACTGGCGGCAGCGGTACCACCCCATCCACCTAACATGTGGCAAGGCTCAGCGGATGGAAGTTGTTGACTGCATCCACACACCCAAGAAAAGCAAGACTAAAATGAAGACAGATAGTAAATTATATGTTTGGCATTTGACAGGTAAGACTCGCTTTATAAaccggcaattacactgcgtcattcacctaatgcggtcgccgaatttgtttcaaactacttcggggAACGAATgtcgtctttacattagtctgtccgtctacacggaccatattaaggcggtgacAGCTGtggctcgccgaatgcggccgactacagtgttctttacacttttgcggtcgccgcatgcagcatatatatatatataggtacttagttatCATGTACATTGAACACAATACACATTATGAATAAATAAGAAGAATACAATTACCTACTTCCACAGTTTCTTCAATCTATCCCTGCTGCTAGCTCTGCTGCTTTGCTCCGCTCCAGTGGACATACAACCTAAGGTCTAAATGACTTTTTCTAGTCAGTTTCAATTTTTTAAAGCACAGCTTTATCTTTTCTACTTTCTTCAAAATGTTCTAGTTACAGTACATTTAATCAATTAATTTGTTTCAATTTCAGTACCAAAAGATGAATCAGCAGAAGTGACACAAGCAAAACCACCCGACGATTATGTACAAACAAATGAACGGCAGCTTCACATGGATCAAGACAACAAAGAATATTTAGAGTCGCCAATAGACAATGTCGAAGGATACATTGATGATTTTGTTGACTCGGATACAATTCAGGCTAGAGATGTGCCCGTTGAAAATGAGATGGAGACTATGGTAGAAAACGAAG
It encodes:
- the Urm1 gene encoding ubiquitin-related modifier 1; the encoded protein is MSETLKLNICFGGGAELLFDKIKKREVELPALKKYFPDCQSGKWTIKELLVWLKDNLLRERPELFLQGDSVRPGILVLINDTDWELYGELTYELQGNDTIMFISTLHGG
- the LOC141444634 gene encoding insulin-related peptide 1-like isoform X2, which translates into the protein MNFQIIILLAIDSSLAAQDYPKVYCGRRLARAIAVLCSADYVETEQYPPPWLVEKPHALTGSRGKRQIVSECCEKACTREVLMTYCSN